In Mixophyes fleayi isolate aMixFle1 chromosome 11, aMixFle1.hap1, whole genome shotgun sequence, one DNA window encodes the following:
- the AP2A1 gene encoding AP-2 complex subunit alpha-1 isoform X1, which produces MPAVSKGDGMRGLAVFISDIRNCKSKEAEIKRINKELANIRSKFKGDKALDGYSKKKYVCKLLFIFLLGHDIDFGHMEAVNLLSSNKYTEKQIGYLFISVLVNSNSELIRLINNAIKNDLASRNPTFMCLALHCIANVGSREMAEAFASEIPRILVAGDTMDSVKQSAALCLLRLYKTSPDLVPMGEWTSRVVHLLNDQHMGVVTAAVSLITCLCRKNPDDFKTCVSLAVSRLSRIVSSASTDLQDYTYYFVPAPWLSVKLLRLLQCYPPPEDAAVKGRLVECLETILNKAQEPPKSKKVQHSNAKNAILFEAISLIIHYDSEPNLLVRACNQLGQFLQHRETNLRYLALESMCTLASSEFSHEAVKTHIETVINALKTERDVSVRQRAADLLYAMCDRTNAKQIVSEMLSYLETADYSIREEIVLKVAILAEKYAVDYSWYVDTILNLIRIAGDYVSEEVWYRVIQIVINRDDVQGYAAKTVFEALQAPACHENMVKVGGYILGEFGNLIAGDPRSSPLVQFNLLHSKFHLCSVSTRALLLSTYIKFINLFPETKPTIQDVLRSDSQIRNADVELQQRAVEYLKLSSIASTDVLATVLEEMPPFPERESSILAKLKKKKGPGAVSELDEGKKEQNSEINGGVEATPSTAVRSPTSGGSTPSPSADLLGLRSAPITGSAPPGAGNLLVDVFSDSPSAAGSVAAGTEDNFLSDFDPPSESPASQLVDAAQPSDSAVSEDPALPIAEADELLNKFVCKNNGVLFENQLLQIGVKSEFRQNLGRMYLFYGNKTSVQFQSFTPTVSYPGDLQNELNIQTKPVDPVVEGGAQVQQVLNIECLSDFDDAPLINIKFRYGGTLQNITLKLPITINKFFQATEMPSQDFFQRWKQLSLPQQEAQKIFKANHPMDSEVTKAKLLGFGTALLENVDPNPDNYVSAGIIQTKSVQVGCLLRLEPNIQAQMYRLTLRTSKESVSKHLCELLSKQF; this is translated from the exons GTAAAAGCAAAGAAGCGGAAATTAAAAGAATCAACAAGGAACTGGCCAATATCAGGTCAAAATTTAAGG GAGACAAAGCCCTGGACGGCTACAGTAAGAAGAAATACGTGTGTAAGCTCCTCTTCATCTTCCTGCTGGGCCATGACATAGATTTTGGGCACATGGAAGCCGTCAACTTGTTGAGCTCAAACAAGTACACAGAGAAGCAGATC GGCTATCTTTTTATCTCTGTTCTGGTGAATTCCAACAGTGAACTTATTCGCCTTATTAACAATGCTATCAAGAATGACCTGGCCAGCCGCAACCCCACCTTCATGTGCCTGGCCCTGCATTGCATCGCTAACGTTGGCAGCAGAGAAATGGCTGAAGCTTTCGCATCGGAGATCCCCAGAATCCTTGTTGCGGG TGACACAATGGACAGTGTGAAGCAGAGTGCTGCTCTGTGCCTGCTGAGACTATACAAGACCTCCCCTGACCTGGTGCCAATGGGTGAATGGACGTCGCGGGTGGTTCATCTCCTTAATGACCAGCACATG GGCGTGGTGACGGCAGCTGTCAGCCTCATTACCTGCCTCTGTAGAAAGAATCCAGATGACTTTAAGACATGCGTCTCTCTGGCTGTCTCCAGGCTCAGCAGG ATTGTATCTTCAGCCTCCACTGACCTGCAGGATTACACATATTACTTTGTCCCAGCACCTTGGCTCTCTGTAAAATTGTTACGTCTTCTTCAGTGCTACCCTCCACCAG AGGATGCTGCTGTGAAGGGCCGGCTAGTGGAATGTCTGGAGACCATCCTTaataaagcacaggagcctcCAAAATCGAAGAAGGTTCAGCACTCCAATGCAAAGAATGCTATACTCTTTGAGGCCATCAGTCTCATTATCCATTATGACAG TGAACCTAACCTGCTGGTGAGAGCCTGCAACCAGCTGGGCCAATTCCTGCAGCACCGAGAGACCAATCTGCGTTATTTAGCTTTGGAAAGCATGTGTACGCTGGCCAGCTCGGAGTTCTCGCACGAGGCTGTGAAAACGCACATTGAAACAGTCATCAATGCCTTAAAA ACGGAGAGAGATGTAAGTGTGAGGCAGCGGGCTGCAGATCTCCTCTATGCAATGTGTGACCGTACAAACGCTAAACAGATTGTCTCTGAAATGCTGAGCTACCTGGAGACTGCTGACTACTCAATCCGGGAGGAAATT GTGCTGAAAGTAGCCATCCTGGCTGAGAAGTACGCTGTGGATTATAGCTGGTACGTGGACACTATTTTGAACCTGATTCGTATAGCTGGGGATTATGTCAGTGAAGAGGTCTGGTATCGTGTCATCCAGATCGTCATTAACCGGGATGATGTACAAGGCTATGCTGCTAAAACTGTATTTGAG GCTTTGCAGGCTCCTGCGTGCCACGAGAACATGGTGAAAGTTGGGGGTTATATCCTGGGCGAATTTGGTAATCTCATTGCCGGAGACCCCAGGTCAAG CCCCTTAGTGCAGTTCAACCTCCTGCACTCCAAGTTCCACTTGTGCAGTGTGTCTACCCGAGCCCTCCTCCTCTCTACCTACATCAAGTTCATCAACCTGTTCCCTGAAACCAAACCCACCATCCAAGACGTGCTGCGCTCAGATAGCCAGATCAGGAACGCAGATGTGGAGCTCCAGCAGAGGGCAGTAGAGTACCTGAAGCTCAGCTCCATTGCAAGCACCGATGTCCTT GCCACAGTTCTGGAGGAGATGCCCCCTTTCCCTGAAAGGGAGTCCTCTATCCTGGCCAAACTAAAGAAGAAGAAGGGACCAGGCGCAGTCAGCGAGTTAGACGAAGGGAAGAAAGAGCAAAACTCTGAAATAAACGGTGGAGTGGAAGCAACGCCAAGTACTGCAGTAAGATCTCCTACATCAGGGGGG TCTACCCCTTCACCATCCGCTGATCTCCTCGGCTTAAGGAGTGCCCCCATTACAGGATCGGCCCCACCGGGTGCTGGCAATCTCCTGGTGGATGTGTTTTCAGATTCGCCATCTGCCGCTGGCTCTGTAGCTGCTGGGACTGAGGACAACTTTCTCAG TGACTTCGACCCGCCCTCTGAGAGTCCTGCGTCTCAATTGGTCGATGCAGCCCAGCCTTCAGA CTCTGCTGTTTCCGAGGATCCTGCTTTGCCTATCGCTGAGGCTGATGAGCTCCTAAACAA GTTTGTGTGCAAGAACAATGGAGTCCTCTTTGAGAACCAGCTTCTGCAGATTGGAGTAAAGTCAGAGTTTCGACAGAACCTGG GGCGGATGTATTTGTTTTACGGGAACAAAACCTCAGTGCAGTTCCAGAGCTTTACTCCAACGGTGTCTTACCCCGGAGACCTGCAGAATG AGCTGAACATTCAGACCAAGCCTGTCGATCCTGTGGTGGAAGGAGGCGCTCAGGTTCAGCAGGTGTTAAACATTGAGTGCTTGTCTGACTTTGATGACGCGCCTCTCATTAATATTAAATTCAG GTATGGAGGAACGTTACAGAACATCACATTGAAGCTGCCAATTACCATCAACAAGTTTTTCCAGGCTACCGAGATGCCGTCCCAGGACTTCTTCCAGCGTTGGAAACAGCTGAGCct GCCACAGCAAGAGGCACAGAAGATTTTTAAAGCCAACCATCCGATGGATTCTGAAGTGACAAAAGCAAAG
- the AP2A1 gene encoding AP-2 complex subunit alpha-1 isoform X3: MPAVSKGDGMRGLAVFISDIRNCKSKEAEIKRINKELANIRSKFKGDKALDGYSKKKYVCKLLFIFLLGHDIDFGHMEAVNLLSSNKYTEKQIGYLFISVLVNSNSELIRLINNAIKNDLASRNPTFMCLALHCIANVGSREMAEAFASEIPRILVAGDTMDSVKQSAALCLLRLYKTSPDLVPMGEWTSRVVHLLNDQHMGVVTAAVSLITCLCRKNPDDFKTCVSLAVSRLSRIVSSASTDLQDYTYYFVPAPWLSVKLLRLLQCYPPPEDAAVKGRLVECLETILNKAQEPPKSKKVQHSNAKNAILFEAISLIIHYDSEPNLLVRACNQLGQFLQHRETNLRYLALESMCTLASSEFSHEAVKTHIETVINALKTERDVSVRQRAADLLYAMCDRTNAKQIVSEMLSYLETADYSIREEIVLKVAILAEKYAVDYSWYVDTILNLIRIAGDYVSEEVWYRVIQIVINRDDVQGYAAKTVFEALQAPACHENMVKVGGYILGEFGNLIAGDPRSSPLVQFNLLHSKFHLCSVSTRALLLSTYIKFINLFPETKPTIQDVLRSDSQIRNADVELQQRAVEYLKLSSIASTDVLATVLEEMPPFPERESSILAKLKKKKGPGAVSELDEGKKEQNSEINGGVEATPSTAVRSPTSGGSTPSPSADLLGLRSAPITGSAPPGAGNLLVDVFSDSPSAAGSVAAGTEDNFLSSAVSEDPALPIAEADELLNKFVCKNNGVLFENQLLQIGVKSEFRQNLGRMYLFYGNKTSVQFQSFTPTVSYPGDLQNELNIQTKPVDPVVEGGAQVQQVLNIECLSDFDDAPLINIKFRYGGTLQNITLKLPITINKFFQATEMPSQDFFQRWKQLSLPQQEAQKIFKANHPMDSEVTKAKLLGFGTALLENVDPNPDNYVSAGIIQTKSVQVGCLLRLEPNIQAQMYRLTLRTSKESVSKHLCELLSKQF, encoded by the exons GTAAAAGCAAAGAAGCGGAAATTAAAAGAATCAACAAGGAACTGGCCAATATCAGGTCAAAATTTAAGG GAGACAAAGCCCTGGACGGCTACAGTAAGAAGAAATACGTGTGTAAGCTCCTCTTCATCTTCCTGCTGGGCCATGACATAGATTTTGGGCACATGGAAGCCGTCAACTTGTTGAGCTCAAACAAGTACACAGAGAAGCAGATC GGCTATCTTTTTATCTCTGTTCTGGTGAATTCCAACAGTGAACTTATTCGCCTTATTAACAATGCTATCAAGAATGACCTGGCCAGCCGCAACCCCACCTTCATGTGCCTGGCCCTGCATTGCATCGCTAACGTTGGCAGCAGAGAAATGGCTGAAGCTTTCGCATCGGAGATCCCCAGAATCCTTGTTGCGGG TGACACAATGGACAGTGTGAAGCAGAGTGCTGCTCTGTGCCTGCTGAGACTATACAAGACCTCCCCTGACCTGGTGCCAATGGGTGAATGGACGTCGCGGGTGGTTCATCTCCTTAATGACCAGCACATG GGCGTGGTGACGGCAGCTGTCAGCCTCATTACCTGCCTCTGTAGAAAGAATCCAGATGACTTTAAGACATGCGTCTCTCTGGCTGTCTCCAGGCTCAGCAGG ATTGTATCTTCAGCCTCCACTGACCTGCAGGATTACACATATTACTTTGTCCCAGCACCTTGGCTCTCTGTAAAATTGTTACGTCTTCTTCAGTGCTACCCTCCACCAG AGGATGCTGCTGTGAAGGGCCGGCTAGTGGAATGTCTGGAGACCATCCTTaataaagcacaggagcctcCAAAATCGAAGAAGGTTCAGCACTCCAATGCAAAGAATGCTATACTCTTTGAGGCCATCAGTCTCATTATCCATTATGACAG TGAACCTAACCTGCTGGTGAGAGCCTGCAACCAGCTGGGCCAATTCCTGCAGCACCGAGAGACCAATCTGCGTTATTTAGCTTTGGAAAGCATGTGTACGCTGGCCAGCTCGGAGTTCTCGCACGAGGCTGTGAAAACGCACATTGAAACAGTCATCAATGCCTTAAAA ACGGAGAGAGATGTAAGTGTGAGGCAGCGGGCTGCAGATCTCCTCTATGCAATGTGTGACCGTACAAACGCTAAACAGATTGTCTCTGAAATGCTGAGCTACCTGGAGACTGCTGACTACTCAATCCGGGAGGAAATT GTGCTGAAAGTAGCCATCCTGGCTGAGAAGTACGCTGTGGATTATAGCTGGTACGTGGACACTATTTTGAACCTGATTCGTATAGCTGGGGATTATGTCAGTGAAGAGGTCTGGTATCGTGTCATCCAGATCGTCATTAACCGGGATGATGTACAAGGCTATGCTGCTAAAACTGTATTTGAG GCTTTGCAGGCTCCTGCGTGCCACGAGAACATGGTGAAAGTTGGGGGTTATATCCTGGGCGAATTTGGTAATCTCATTGCCGGAGACCCCAGGTCAAG CCCCTTAGTGCAGTTCAACCTCCTGCACTCCAAGTTCCACTTGTGCAGTGTGTCTACCCGAGCCCTCCTCCTCTCTACCTACATCAAGTTCATCAACCTGTTCCCTGAAACCAAACCCACCATCCAAGACGTGCTGCGCTCAGATAGCCAGATCAGGAACGCAGATGTGGAGCTCCAGCAGAGGGCAGTAGAGTACCTGAAGCTCAGCTCCATTGCAAGCACCGATGTCCTT GCCACAGTTCTGGAGGAGATGCCCCCTTTCCCTGAAAGGGAGTCCTCTATCCTGGCCAAACTAAAGAAGAAGAAGGGACCAGGCGCAGTCAGCGAGTTAGACGAAGGGAAGAAAGAGCAAAACTCTGAAATAAACGGTGGAGTGGAAGCAACGCCAAGTACTGCAGTAAGATCTCCTACATCAGGGGGG TCTACCCCTTCACCATCCGCTGATCTCCTCGGCTTAAGGAGTGCCCCCATTACAGGATCGGCCCCACCGGGTGCTGGCAATCTCCTGGTGGATGTGTTTTCAGATTCGCCATCTGCCGCTGGCTCTGTAGCTGCTGGGACTGAGGACAACTTTCTCAG CTCTGCTGTTTCCGAGGATCCTGCTTTGCCTATCGCTGAGGCTGATGAGCTCCTAAACAA GTTTGTGTGCAAGAACAATGGAGTCCTCTTTGAGAACCAGCTTCTGCAGATTGGAGTAAAGTCAGAGTTTCGACAGAACCTGG GGCGGATGTATTTGTTTTACGGGAACAAAACCTCAGTGCAGTTCCAGAGCTTTACTCCAACGGTGTCTTACCCCGGAGACCTGCAGAATG AGCTGAACATTCAGACCAAGCCTGTCGATCCTGTGGTGGAAGGAGGCGCTCAGGTTCAGCAGGTGTTAAACATTGAGTGCTTGTCTGACTTTGATGACGCGCCTCTCATTAATATTAAATTCAG GTATGGAGGAACGTTACAGAACATCACATTGAAGCTGCCAATTACCATCAACAAGTTTTTCCAGGCTACCGAGATGCCGTCCCAGGACTTCTTCCAGCGTTGGAAACAGCTGAGCct GCCACAGCAAGAGGCACAGAAGATTTTTAAAGCCAACCATCCGATGGATTCTGAAGTGACAAAAGCAAAG
- the AP2A1 gene encoding AP-2 complex subunit alpha-1 isoform X5 → MPAVSKGDGMRGLAVFISDIRNCKSKEAEIKRINKELANIRSKFKGDKALDGYSKKKYVCKLLFIFLLGHDIDFGHMEAVNLLSSNKYTEKQIGYLFISVLVNSNSELIRLINNAIKNDLASRNPTFMCLALHCIANVGSREMAEAFASEIPRILVAGDTMDSVKQSAALCLLRLYKTSPDLVPMGEWTSRVVHLLNDQHMGVVTAAVSLITCLCRKNPDDFKTCVSLAVSRLSRIVSSASTDLQDYTYYFVPAPWLSVKLLRLLQCYPPPEDAAVKGRLVECLETILNKAQEPPKSKKVQHSNAKNAILFEAISLIIHYDSEPNLLVRACNQLGQFLQHRETNLRYLALESMCTLASSEFSHEAVKTHIETVINALKTERDVSVRQRAADLLYAMCDRTNAKQIVSEMLSYLETADYSIREEIVLKVAILAEKYAVDYSWYVDTILNLIRIAGDYVSEEVWYRVIQIVINRDDVQGYAAKTVFEALQAPACHENMVKVGGYILGEFGNLIAGDPRSSPLVQFNLLHSKFHLCSVSTRALLLSTYIKFINLFPETKPTIQDVLRSDSQIRNADVELQQRAVEYLKLSSIASTDVLATVLEEMPPFPERESSILAKLKKKKGPGAVSELDEGKKEQNSEINGGVEATPSTAVRSPTSGGSTPSPSADLLGLRSAPITGSAPPGAGNLLVDVFSDSPSAAGSVAAGTEDNFLRFVCKNNGVLFENQLLQIGVKSEFRQNLGRMYLFYGNKTSVQFQSFTPTVSYPGDLQNELNIQTKPVDPVVEGGAQVQQVLNIECLSDFDDAPLINIKFRYGGTLQNITLKLPITINKFFQATEMPSQDFFQRWKQLSLPQQEAQKIFKANHPMDSEVTKAKLLGFGTALLENVDPNPDNYVSAGIIQTKSVQVGCLLRLEPNIQAQMYRLTLRTSKESVSKHLCELLSKQF, encoded by the exons GTAAAAGCAAAGAAGCGGAAATTAAAAGAATCAACAAGGAACTGGCCAATATCAGGTCAAAATTTAAGG GAGACAAAGCCCTGGACGGCTACAGTAAGAAGAAATACGTGTGTAAGCTCCTCTTCATCTTCCTGCTGGGCCATGACATAGATTTTGGGCACATGGAAGCCGTCAACTTGTTGAGCTCAAACAAGTACACAGAGAAGCAGATC GGCTATCTTTTTATCTCTGTTCTGGTGAATTCCAACAGTGAACTTATTCGCCTTATTAACAATGCTATCAAGAATGACCTGGCCAGCCGCAACCCCACCTTCATGTGCCTGGCCCTGCATTGCATCGCTAACGTTGGCAGCAGAGAAATGGCTGAAGCTTTCGCATCGGAGATCCCCAGAATCCTTGTTGCGGG TGACACAATGGACAGTGTGAAGCAGAGTGCTGCTCTGTGCCTGCTGAGACTATACAAGACCTCCCCTGACCTGGTGCCAATGGGTGAATGGACGTCGCGGGTGGTTCATCTCCTTAATGACCAGCACATG GGCGTGGTGACGGCAGCTGTCAGCCTCATTACCTGCCTCTGTAGAAAGAATCCAGATGACTTTAAGACATGCGTCTCTCTGGCTGTCTCCAGGCTCAGCAGG ATTGTATCTTCAGCCTCCACTGACCTGCAGGATTACACATATTACTTTGTCCCAGCACCTTGGCTCTCTGTAAAATTGTTACGTCTTCTTCAGTGCTACCCTCCACCAG AGGATGCTGCTGTGAAGGGCCGGCTAGTGGAATGTCTGGAGACCATCCTTaataaagcacaggagcctcCAAAATCGAAGAAGGTTCAGCACTCCAATGCAAAGAATGCTATACTCTTTGAGGCCATCAGTCTCATTATCCATTATGACAG TGAACCTAACCTGCTGGTGAGAGCCTGCAACCAGCTGGGCCAATTCCTGCAGCACCGAGAGACCAATCTGCGTTATTTAGCTTTGGAAAGCATGTGTACGCTGGCCAGCTCGGAGTTCTCGCACGAGGCTGTGAAAACGCACATTGAAACAGTCATCAATGCCTTAAAA ACGGAGAGAGATGTAAGTGTGAGGCAGCGGGCTGCAGATCTCCTCTATGCAATGTGTGACCGTACAAACGCTAAACAGATTGTCTCTGAAATGCTGAGCTACCTGGAGACTGCTGACTACTCAATCCGGGAGGAAATT GTGCTGAAAGTAGCCATCCTGGCTGAGAAGTACGCTGTGGATTATAGCTGGTACGTGGACACTATTTTGAACCTGATTCGTATAGCTGGGGATTATGTCAGTGAAGAGGTCTGGTATCGTGTCATCCAGATCGTCATTAACCGGGATGATGTACAAGGCTATGCTGCTAAAACTGTATTTGAG GCTTTGCAGGCTCCTGCGTGCCACGAGAACATGGTGAAAGTTGGGGGTTATATCCTGGGCGAATTTGGTAATCTCATTGCCGGAGACCCCAGGTCAAG CCCCTTAGTGCAGTTCAACCTCCTGCACTCCAAGTTCCACTTGTGCAGTGTGTCTACCCGAGCCCTCCTCCTCTCTACCTACATCAAGTTCATCAACCTGTTCCCTGAAACCAAACCCACCATCCAAGACGTGCTGCGCTCAGATAGCCAGATCAGGAACGCAGATGTGGAGCTCCAGCAGAGGGCAGTAGAGTACCTGAAGCTCAGCTCCATTGCAAGCACCGATGTCCTT GCCACAGTTCTGGAGGAGATGCCCCCTTTCCCTGAAAGGGAGTCCTCTATCCTGGCCAAACTAAAGAAGAAGAAGGGACCAGGCGCAGTCAGCGAGTTAGACGAAGGGAAGAAAGAGCAAAACTCTGAAATAAACGGTGGAGTGGAAGCAACGCCAAGTACTGCAGTAAGATCTCCTACATCAGGGGGG TCTACCCCTTCACCATCCGCTGATCTCCTCGGCTTAAGGAGTGCCCCCATTACAGGATCGGCCCCACCGGGTGCTGGCAATCTCCTGGTGGATGTGTTTTCAGATTCGCCATCTGCCGCTGGCTCTGTAGCTGCTGGGACTGAGGACAACTTTCTCAG GTTTGTGTGCAAGAACAATGGAGTCCTCTTTGAGAACCAGCTTCTGCAGATTGGAGTAAAGTCAGAGTTTCGACAGAACCTGG GGCGGATGTATTTGTTTTACGGGAACAAAACCTCAGTGCAGTTCCAGAGCTTTACTCCAACGGTGTCTTACCCCGGAGACCTGCAGAATG AGCTGAACATTCAGACCAAGCCTGTCGATCCTGTGGTGGAAGGAGGCGCTCAGGTTCAGCAGGTGTTAAACATTGAGTGCTTGTCTGACTTTGATGACGCGCCTCTCATTAATATTAAATTCAG GTATGGAGGAACGTTACAGAACATCACATTGAAGCTGCCAATTACCATCAACAAGTTTTTCCAGGCTACCGAGATGCCGTCCCAGGACTTCTTCCAGCGTTGGAAACAGCTGAGCct GCCACAGCAAGAGGCACAGAAGATTTTTAAAGCCAACCATCCGATGGATTCTGAAGTGACAAAAGCAAAG
- the AP2A1 gene encoding AP-2 complex subunit alpha-1 isoform X2 gives MPAVSKGDGMRGLAVFISDIRNCKSKEAEIKRINKELANIRSKFKGDKALDGYSKKKYVCKLLFIFLLGHDIDFGHMEAVNLLSSNKYTEKQIGYLFISVLVNSNSELIRLINNAIKNDLASRNPTFMCLALHCIANVGSREMAEAFASEIPRILVAGDTMDSVKQSAALCLLRLYKTSPDLVPMGEWTSRVVHLLNDQHMGVVTAAVSLITCLCRKNPDDFKTCVSLAVSRLSRIVSSASTDLQDYTYYFVPAPWLSVKLLRLLQCYPPPEDAAVKGRLVECLETILNKAQEPPKSKKVQHSNAKNAILFEAISLIIHYDSEPNLLVRACNQLGQFLQHRETNLRYLALESMCTLASSEFSHEAVKTHIETVINALKTERDVSVRQRAADLLYAMCDRTNAKQIVSEMLSYLETADYSIREEIVLKVAILAEKYAVDYSWYVDTILNLIRIAGDYVSEEVWYRVIQIVINRDDVQGYAAKTVFEALQAPACHENMVKVGGYILGEFGNLIAGDPRSSPLVQFNLLHSKFHLCSVSTRALLLSTYIKFINLFPETKPTIQDVLRSDSQIRNADVELQQRAVEYLKLSSIASTDVLATVLEEMPPFPERESSILAKLKKKKGPGAVSELDEGKKEQNSEINGGVEATPSTASTPSPSADLLGLRSAPITGSAPPGAGNLLVDVFSDSPSAAGSVAAGTEDNFLSDFDPPSESPASQLVDAAQPSDSAVSEDPALPIAEADELLNKFVCKNNGVLFENQLLQIGVKSEFRQNLGRMYLFYGNKTSVQFQSFTPTVSYPGDLQNELNIQTKPVDPVVEGGAQVQQVLNIECLSDFDDAPLINIKFRYGGTLQNITLKLPITINKFFQATEMPSQDFFQRWKQLSLPQQEAQKIFKANHPMDSEVTKAKLLGFGTALLENVDPNPDNYVSAGIIQTKSVQVGCLLRLEPNIQAQMYRLTLRTSKESVSKHLCELLSKQF, from the exons GTAAAAGCAAAGAAGCGGAAATTAAAAGAATCAACAAGGAACTGGCCAATATCAGGTCAAAATTTAAGG GAGACAAAGCCCTGGACGGCTACAGTAAGAAGAAATACGTGTGTAAGCTCCTCTTCATCTTCCTGCTGGGCCATGACATAGATTTTGGGCACATGGAAGCCGTCAACTTGTTGAGCTCAAACAAGTACACAGAGAAGCAGATC GGCTATCTTTTTATCTCTGTTCTGGTGAATTCCAACAGTGAACTTATTCGCCTTATTAACAATGCTATCAAGAATGACCTGGCCAGCCGCAACCCCACCTTCATGTGCCTGGCCCTGCATTGCATCGCTAACGTTGGCAGCAGAGAAATGGCTGAAGCTTTCGCATCGGAGATCCCCAGAATCCTTGTTGCGGG TGACACAATGGACAGTGTGAAGCAGAGTGCTGCTCTGTGCCTGCTGAGACTATACAAGACCTCCCCTGACCTGGTGCCAATGGGTGAATGGACGTCGCGGGTGGTTCATCTCCTTAATGACCAGCACATG GGCGTGGTGACGGCAGCTGTCAGCCTCATTACCTGCCTCTGTAGAAAGAATCCAGATGACTTTAAGACATGCGTCTCTCTGGCTGTCTCCAGGCTCAGCAGG ATTGTATCTTCAGCCTCCACTGACCTGCAGGATTACACATATTACTTTGTCCCAGCACCTTGGCTCTCTGTAAAATTGTTACGTCTTCTTCAGTGCTACCCTCCACCAG AGGATGCTGCTGTGAAGGGCCGGCTAGTGGAATGTCTGGAGACCATCCTTaataaagcacaggagcctcCAAAATCGAAGAAGGTTCAGCACTCCAATGCAAAGAATGCTATACTCTTTGAGGCCATCAGTCTCATTATCCATTATGACAG TGAACCTAACCTGCTGGTGAGAGCCTGCAACCAGCTGGGCCAATTCCTGCAGCACCGAGAGACCAATCTGCGTTATTTAGCTTTGGAAAGCATGTGTACGCTGGCCAGCTCGGAGTTCTCGCACGAGGCTGTGAAAACGCACATTGAAACAGTCATCAATGCCTTAAAA ACGGAGAGAGATGTAAGTGTGAGGCAGCGGGCTGCAGATCTCCTCTATGCAATGTGTGACCGTACAAACGCTAAACAGATTGTCTCTGAAATGCTGAGCTACCTGGAGACTGCTGACTACTCAATCCGGGAGGAAATT GTGCTGAAAGTAGCCATCCTGGCTGAGAAGTACGCTGTGGATTATAGCTGGTACGTGGACACTATTTTGAACCTGATTCGTATAGCTGGGGATTATGTCAGTGAAGAGGTCTGGTATCGTGTCATCCAGATCGTCATTAACCGGGATGATGTACAAGGCTATGCTGCTAAAACTGTATTTGAG GCTTTGCAGGCTCCTGCGTGCCACGAGAACATGGTGAAAGTTGGGGGTTATATCCTGGGCGAATTTGGTAATCTCATTGCCGGAGACCCCAGGTCAAG CCCCTTAGTGCAGTTCAACCTCCTGCACTCCAAGTTCCACTTGTGCAGTGTGTCTACCCGAGCCCTCCTCCTCTCTACCTACATCAAGTTCATCAACCTGTTCCCTGAAACCAAACCCACCATCCAAGACGTGCTGCGCTCAGATAGCCAGATCAGGAACGCAGATGTGGAGCTCCAGCAGAGGGCAGTAGAGTACCTGAAGCTCAGCTCCATTGCAAGCACCGATGTCCTT GCCACAGTTCTGGAGGAGATGCCCCCTTTCCCTGAAAGGGAGTCCTCTATCCTGGCCAAACTAAAGAAGAAGAAGGGACCAGGCGCAGTCAGCGAGTTAGACGAAGGGAAGAAAGAGCAAAACTCTGAAATAAACGGTGGAGTGGAAGCAACGCCAAGTACTGCA TCTACCCCTTCACCATCCGCTGATCTCCTCGGCTTAAGGAGTGCCCCCATTACAGGATCGGCCCCACCGGGTGCTGGCAATCTCCTGGTGGATGTGTTTTCAGATTCGCCATCTGCCGCTGGCTCTGTAGCTGCTGGGACTGAGGACAACTTTCTCAG TGACTTCGACCCGCCCTCTGAGAGTCCTGCGTCTCAATTGGTCGATGCAGCCCAGCCTTCAGA CTCTGCTGTTTCCGAGGATCCTGCTTTGCCTATCGCTGAGGCTGATGAGCTCCTAAACAA GTTTGTGTGCAAGAACAATGGAGTCCTCTTTGAGAACCAGCTTCTGCAGATTGGAGTAAAGTCAGAGTTTCGACAGAACCTGG GGCGGATGTATTTGTTTTACGGGAACAAAACCTCAGTGCAGTTCCAGAGCTTTACTCCAACGGTGTCTTACCCCGGAGACCTGCAGAATG AGCTGAACATTCAGACCAAGCCTGTCGATCCTGTGGTGGAAGGAGGCGCTCAGGTTCAGCAGGTGTTAAACATTGAGTGCTTGTCTGACTTTGATGACGCGCCTCTCATTAATATTAAATTCAG GTATGGAGGAACGTTACAGAACATCACATTGAAGCTGCCAATTACCATCAACAAGTTTTTCCAGGCTACCGAGATGCCGTCCCAGGACTTCTTCCAGCGTTGGAAACAGCTGAGCct GCCACAGCAAGAGGCACAGAAGATTTTTAAAGCCAACCATCCGATGGATTCTGAAGTGACAAAAGCAAAG